A section of the Microbacterium forte genome encodes:
- a CDS encoding M20/M25/M40 family metallo-hydrolase, producing the protein MTDVALPEVVRIASDLIRFDTSNFGGGNAKGEREAAEYVGAYLQDLGLDVEYYEPIPRRTNVMARVPGRDRSKPALVVHGHLDVVPAMAEDWSVDPFAGIVKDGMLWGRGAVDMKNMNAMILTAVADLLRAGEQPERDLVLAFFADEENGGVEGSALVVQNHPEWFAGATEAISEVGGYSITVDDRRAYLLQVGEKALIWIRLVARGRAGHGSRLHDDNAVTKLAEAVAALGRTRWPLRLTPTTEALLQGLSALTGRSIDDPDALAAAAGPAEAFLRSSFRTTTNPTALTAGYKHNVIPERAEALIDVRVIPGTEDEVLAELQQIVGDDIEIQTVVRDIGMETPFEGELVEAMVASLGRHDPGVPVIPYLLGAGTDNKALAYLGITGYGFAPLRLPADLDFTGMFHGVDERVPVESLVFGQRVLADLLRTY; encoded by the coding sequence ATGACTGACGTGGCTCTCCCCGAGGTGGTTCGCATCGCGAGCGACCTGATCCGATTCGACACCTCGAACTTCGGCGGAGGCAACGCGAAGGGTGAGCGTGAGGCAGCCGAATATGTCGGCGCCTATCTGCAGGACCTGGGTCTGGATGTCGAATACTACGAGCCGATCCCGCGGCGCACGAACGTGATGGCGCGCGTGCCGGGGCGCGATCGGAGCAAGCCGGCTCTCGTCGTGCACGGACACCTCGACGTCGTCCCGGCGATGGCCGAGGACTGGAGCGTCGACCCGTTCGCGGGCATCGTGAAGGACGGCATGCTCTGGGGGCGTGGAGCGGTCGACATGAAGAACATGAACGCGATGATCCTCACGGCCGTCGCAGACCTCCTGCGTGCGGGGGAGCAGCCGGAGCGCGATCTGGTGCTCGCATTCTTCGCCGACGAGGAGAACGGCGGCGTCGAGGGCTCGGCGCTCGTCGTCCAGAACCACCCGGAGTGGTTCGCGGGAGCGACCGAGGCCATCAGCGAGGTGGGAGGCTATTCGATCACGGTCGACGATCGCCGCGCCTACCTGCTGCAGGTGGGGGAGAAGGCGCTCATCTGGATCCGCCTCGTCGCGCGAGGGCGTGCCGGCCACGGAAGCCGACTGCACGACGACAACGCCGTCACGAAGCTCGCAGAAGCTGTGGCGGCCCTCGGGCGCACTCGATGGCCCCTTCGTCTCACTCCCACCACGGAGGCGCTGTTGCAGGGCCTGAGCGCTCTCACAGGCCGCTCCATCGACGACCCGGACGCGCTTGCTGCCGCCGCCGGCCCCGCTGAGGCGTTCCTCCGCTCATCGTTCCGCACGACGACGAACCCCACGGCGCTCACCGCGGGGTACAAGCACAATGTGATCCCCGAACGAGCCGAAGCGCTGATCGACGTGCGGGTGATCCCGGGAACCGAGGACGAGGTGCTCGCCGAGCTGCAGCAGATCGTCGGCGATGACATCGAGATCCAGACCGTCGTTCGCGACATCGGCATGGAGACGCCGTTCGAGGGCGAACTCGTCGAGGCGATGGTGGCGAGTCTGGGGCGGCACGACCCGGGAGTGCCGGTCATTCCGTATCTGCTCGGCGCCGGAACCGACAACAAGGCGCTGGCCTATCTGGGGATCACCGGGTACGGATTCGCGCCACTCCGCCTCCCTGCCGACCTCGACTTCACGGGGATGTTCCACGGTGTCGATGAGCGAGTGCCCGTAGAATCGCTTGTCTTCGGTCAGCGGGTGCTGGCCGATCTGCTGCGCACGTATTGA
- the tatA gene encoding Sec-independent protein translocase subunit TatA, whose protein sequence is MGAFGWPHLLIILAVILLLFGAAKLPALAKSLGQSARVFKGEMKAMKNEDATDAADPASPTPAATTADTTVTARDTDPGQPPRSA, encoded by the coding sequence ATGGGCGCTTTCGGTTGGCCACATCTGCTGATCATCCTCGCCGTCATCCTGCTGCTCTTCGGTGCGGCGAAGCTGCCGGCACTCGCGAAGAGCCTCGGGCAGTCCGCCCGGGTTTTCAAGGGCGAGATGAAGGCGATGAAGAACGAGGACGCGACTGACGCCGCGGATCCGGCATCCCCGACTCCCGCGGCCACCACCGCGGACACCACGGTGACGGCTCGCGACACGGATCCGGGTCAGCCTCCTCGATCCGCATAG
- a CDS encoding DEAD/DEAH box helicase, whose protein sequence is MLSPSFPQRAPWGTANKLRAWQQEALEQYFQADQRDFLVAATPGAGKTTFALTLAVELMRMGEVNRIIVVAPTEHLKTQWADAAARVHIRLDPRFRNSHWAPARHYHGAVVTYAQVAAKSSVHRHLTEDAKTLVVLDEVHHGGDALSWGDAIRDAYGPAKRRLLLSGTPFRSDTAPIPFVEYHPDESGARISRTDYNYGYGRALADGVVRPVLFHMYAGKMRWRTSSGDELETHLGQDNTKDVTSQAWRTALDPEGEWMPAVLSAADRRLTEIRHHVPDAGGLVLATDQTVARAYAKILHSITGQQPTIVLSDDATASERIEKFSNSEDRWMVAVRMVSEGVDVPRLAVGVYATSSSTPLFFAQAIGRFVRARRRGEAASVFLPQVPVLMGLANEMDKQRDHALDRQSKDDDGLEDSLLESANREDDASDALTQEFSYQALSSVAHFDRVVFEGQEFGQLAEPGTPEEEEFIGFPGLLEPEHVHELLMQRQARQTRLRETREAEAGPTETTTLPAPLHRTLREQRQLLNSLVGLYARQKGEPHGAVHAELRRICGGPAVAQATVTQLQSRIDVLRKRVRS, encoded by the coding sequence ATGCTCTCTCCGTCCTTTCCTCAGCGTGCCCCTTGGGGAACCGCGAACAAGCTGCGCGCCTGGCAACAGGAAGCGCTGGAGCAGTACTTCCAGGCCGATCAGCGAGACTTCCTCGTGGCGGCGACACCGGGTGCAGGAAAGACCACGTTCGCCCTCACGCTCGCGGTCGAGCTCATGCGCATGGGCGAGGTCAACCGCATCATCGTGGTCGCCCCGACCGAGCATCTGAAGACGCAGTGGGCCGATGCCGCCGCTCGCGTGCACATCCGTCTCGACCCCCGGTTCCGCAACAGTCATTGGGCGCCGGCACGGCATTACCACGGCGCCGTGGTCACCTACGCGCAGGTGGCGGCGAAGTCGTCGGTCCACCGTCATCTGACCGAAGACGCGAAGACGCTCGTCGTGCTCGACGAGGTGCATCACGGTGGCGACGCGCTCAGCTGGGGCGACGCGATCCGCGACGCCTACGGACCGGCGAAGCGCCGACTGCTGCTCTCCGGCACGCCGTTCCGCAGCGACACCGCACCGATCCCGTTCGTCGAGTACCACCCTGACGAGTCCGGCGCGCGCATCTCCCGCACCGACTACAACTACGGCTACGGCCGGGCGCTGGCAGACGGCGTGGTCAGGCCCGTGCTGTTCCACATGTACGCGGGCAAGATGCGGTGGCGCACGAGCAGCGGCGACGAGCTCGAGACGCATCTCGGTCAGGACAACACGAAAGACGTCACGTCGCAGGCCTGGCGCACCGCGCTCGACCCCGAGGGCGAGTGGATGCCTGCCGTGCTCTCGGCTGCGGACCGTCGTCTGACCGAGATCAGGCACCACGTGCCCGACGCCGGAGGACTGGTGCTCGCGACCGACCAGACGGTGGCACGCGCCTACGCGAAGATCCTGCACAGCATCACGGGACAGCAGCCGACGATCGTCCTGTCCGACGACGCGACAGCCTCGGAGCGGATCGAGAAGTTCAGCAACAGCGAGGATCGCTGGATGGTCGCGGTGCGCATGGTGTCGGAAGGCGTCGATGTGCCCCGACTCGCCGTCGGGGTCTACGCGACGTCGTCGTCGACGCCGCTCTTCTTCGCCCAGGCGATCGGTCGCTTCGTGCGGGCGCGTCGACGGGGTGAGGCGGCGAGTGTCTTCCTTCCGCAGGTTCCGGTGCTCATGGGACTCGCGAACGAGATGGACAAGCAGCGCGACCACGCTCTCGATCGTCAGTCGAAGGACGACGACGGGCTCGAGGACTCGCTGCTCGAGTCGGCGAACCGCGAAGACGACGCCTCCGATGCGTTGACACAGGAGTTCAGCTATCAGGCGCTCTCGTCTGTTGCGCACTTCGACCGGGTCGTGTTCGAGGGACAGGAGTTCGGCCAGCTCGCCGAGCCGGGCACTCCCGAGGAGGAGGAGTTCATCGGGTTCCCCGGTCTTCTCGAGCCGGAGCACGTGCACGAGCTGCTGATGCAACGCCAGGCACGTCAGACTCGCCTGCGAGAGACACGGGAGGCCGAGGCAGGGCCGACCGAGACGACCACGCTCCCGGCGCCGCTGCACCGCACGCTTCGCGAGCAGCGCCAGCTGCTGAACAGCCTCGTCGGCCTGTACGCCCGACAGAAGGGCGAGCCGCACGGGGCCGTGCACGCGGAGCTGCGCCGGATCTGCGGCGGGCCTGCTGTCGCGCAGGCGACCGTCACGCAGCTGCAGTCGCGCATCGACGTGCTCCGCAAGCGCGTCCGATCCTGA
- a CDS encoding helix-turn-helix transcriptional regulator, giving the protein MAARIPAEERLTNLVVALMATEIGLTKQQILDNVSGYRQRADAGVRSDALEKMFERDKDELRTLGVPVETIGDQADPNDLREARYRIPQAEYDLPSDIEFTAAELAVLQLAGSVWSAESASGDAKAGVRKIRALGIDGDEPIIGFAPRITARDAAFPQLQDAIEKSRVVVFDYLKPGEHAPRRRSIRPLALVDYEARWHVFGVDVDIEEDRMFLLSRIVGDVRITTRAFDSALREGAGERALSGLERVASQNSALLEVTPGTEASLRLGRRATPAATQGILVPFVDLHIFADELASYGPEVRVVEPVALRTAVVDRLSAVVATNSDAGESR; this is encoded by the coding sequence ATGGCCGCCCGTATTCCCGCGGAAGAGCGTCTGACGAACCTCGTCGTGGCGCTCATGGCCACGGAGATCGGGCTCACCAAGCAGCAGATCCTCGACAACGTGTCGGGCTACCGTCAGCGTGCCGATGCGGGCGTGCGCTCGGATGCGCTCGAGAAGATGTTCGAGCGCGACAAGGACGAGCTGCGTACTCTCGGCGTCCCCGTCGAGACGATCGGCGACCAGGCTGATCCCAATGACCTCCGCGAAGCCCGCTATCGCATTCCGCAGGCGGAATACGACCTGCCCAGCGACATCGAATTCACCGCTGCTGAGCTCGCTGTGCTGCAATTGGCCGGCAGCGTCTGGAGTGCCGAATCCGCATCGGGCGACGCCAAGGCCGGCGTGCGCAAGATCCGGGCACTCGGGATCGACGGCGACGAGCCGATCATCGGCTTCGCGCCACGGATCACCGCTCGCGATGCGGCGTTCCCGCAGCTGCAGGACGCGATCGAGAAGAGCCGCGTCGTCGTCTTCGACTACCTCAAGCCGGGGGAGCACGCGCCGCGCCGCCGCAGCATCCGTCCGCTGGCTCTCGTCGACTACGAGGCGAGATGGCATGTCTTCGGCGTCGACGTGGACATCGAGGAGGACCGCATGTTCCTGCTCAGCAGGATCGTCGGGGACGTGAGGATCACGACGAGGGCCTTCGACTCCGCCCTGCGCGAGGGAGCGGGGGAGCGTGCACTGAGTGGTCTCGAGCGCGTCGCCTCTCAGAACTCGGCGCTGCTCGAGGTCACCCCTGGCACCGAGGCCTCGCTGCGTCTGGGCCGCCGTGCGACGCCTGCGGCGACCCAGGGAATCCTCGTGCCGTTCGTCGACCTGCATATCTTCGCCGACGAACTCGCCTCGTACGGCCCCGAGGTGCGGGTGGTCGAGCCCGTCGCGCTGCGCACCGCAGTCGTCGATCGCCTGAGCGCGGTCGTCGCGACCAACTCGGACGCAGGGGAGTCACGATGA
- a CDS encoding helix-turn-helix transcriptional regulator, which translates to MSAQAKPLLAADRVRVYLTLVPYLLEHGQVSLAEAAAEFGVTPAEMRQMVEKLTVIGLPGDSGFWQQPQEMFDINWDLLDEEDVIEITNDVALRRVPRFTAREAAALLAGLQMVAAVPAVSDSGLVSGLISKLSRGAADAPAEVVVAPSAVDEVRQVVSRGVQNGVAVSFTYQAPDAAPTTRTVDPVQVLITNAQWYLQGWCHMRQAMRTFHLDRVSDARLTDIPITHAGDHVPEAFTAVEDEGEVRVRVPERMAPLLGDFLTADNADVSDGIVTVRLHLADPRGVKRLAAKFGGALEVVDPGVARTAAREWAAAGLALYRRPDGDNAG; encoded by the coding sequence ATGAGCGCTCAGGCGAAGCCGCTGCTCGCCGCCGACCGCGTCCGCGTCTACCTGACGCTCGTGCCTTACCTTCTCGAGCACGGCCAGGTCTCGCTCGCTGAGGCGGCTGCGGAGTTCGGGGTGACTCCGGCGGAGATGCGACAGATGGTCGAGAAGCTGACCGTCATCGGCCTGCCCGGTGATTCCGGCTTCTGGCAGCAGCCGCAGGAGATGTTCGACATCAACTGGGACCTCCTCGACGAAGAGGACGTCATCGAGATCACCAACGATGTCGCCCTACGGCGGGTTCCGCGCTTCACCGCCCGCGAGGCCGCAGCGCTGCTCGCCGGTCTGCAGATGGTCGCCGCCGTGCCGGCGGTCTCCGACTCCGGACTCGTCAGCGGTCTCATCTCGAAGCTGTCGCGCGGTGCGGCAGACGCCCCGGCAGAGGTCGTCGTCGCGCCGAGCGCTGTCGACGAGGTGCGCCAGGTCGTGTCGCGCGGTGTGCAGAACGGTGTCGCCGTGTCGTTCACGTACCAGGCGCCCGATGCCGCACCCACCACGCGAACCGTGGATCCTGTGCAGGTGCTGATCACGAACGCACAGTGGTATCTGCAGGGGTGGTGCCACATGCGACAGGCGATGCGGACGTTCCACCTCGATCGGGTGAGCGATGCGCGTCTGACGGACATTCCGATCACACACGCCGGTGACCACGTCCCGGAGGCGTTCACCGCCGTCGAGGACGAGGGCGAGGTCAGAGTGCGTGTGCCCGAGCGGATGGCGCCTCTGCTCGGTGACTTCCTCACCGCGGACAACGCCGACGTCAGTGACGGGATCGTAACCGTGCGGCTGCACCTGGCCGACCCTCGGGGTGTGAAACGACTGGCGGCGAAGTTCGGCGGAGCCCTCGAAGTCGTGGATCCCGGCGTCGCCCGCACGGCTGCACGCGAGTGGGCCGCCGCAGGACTCGCGCTGTATCGCCGACCAGACGGCGACAACGCCGGTTAG
- a CDS encoding undecaprenyl-diphosphate phosphatase has product MHLFEALILGIVQGLTEFLPISSSAHLRILGTFLPSGEDPGAAFTAITQIGTEAAVVVFFWRDIVRIIAQWFRSLTGRVPRSDPDARMGWMIIIGSIPIVLLGLLFQDQIETVFRSLWIVAIMLIVFGILLGVADHVGAKRRKLDQLTYPHGIAYGFAQALALIPGVSRSGGTITMGLFLGYERAAAARYAFLLAIPAVFGSGFYQLFKSWDEPSFFSFGDTLAATGIAFVVALGVIAFFMNYISKRSFLPFVIYRILLGTVLLVLLGTGVIAA; this is encoded by the coding sequence ATGCACTTGTTCGAAGCGCTCATCCTCGGCATCGTCCAGGGACTCACCGAGTTCCTCCCGATCTCCTCCAGCGCCCATCTGCGCATCCTCGGCACGTTCCTGCCGTCCGGCGAGGACCCTGGTGCCGCGTTCACCGCGATCACGCAGATCGGCACGGAGGCGGCGGTCGTGGTGTTCTTCTGGCGCGACATCGTCCGCATCATCGCGCAGTGGTTCCGCTCGCTGACGGGCAGAGTGCCGCGCAGCGATCCGGATGCCCGGATGGGCTGGATGATCATCATCGGGAGCATCCCGATCGTGCTGCTCGGCCTGCTCTTCCAGGATCAGATCGAGACCGTCTTCCGGTCGCTCTGGATCGTCGCGATCATGCTGATCGTGTTCGGCATCCTGCTCGGCGTCGCCGACCACGTGGGCGCGAAGCGACGCAAGCTCGATCAGCTCACCTATCCGCATGGCATCGCATACGGCTTCGCGCAGGCGCTCGCGCTGATCCCGGGTGTGTCGCGCTCGGGCGGGACGATCACGATGGGACTGTTCCTCGGTTATGAGCGCGCGGCTGCCGCGCGCTACGCGTTCCTCCTGGCGATCCCCGCGGTGTTCGGCAGTGGCTTCTATCAGCTGTTCAAGAGCTGGGACGAGCCTTCGTTCTTCTCGTTCGGCGACACGCTCGCAGCGACCGGCATCGCGTTCGTCGTGGCACTGGGCGTGATCGCGTTCTTCATGAACTACATCTCGAAGCGCAGTTTCCTGCCGTTCGTGATCTACCGCATCCTGTTGGGCACGGTGCTCCTGGTCCTTCTCGGCACCGGCGTCATCGCGGCATAG
- a CDS encoding HAD family hydrolase — protein MDGTLVDTEPYWMAAETALVESFGGSWTHEDALQLVGNGLIDSAIILQHAGVDMDADAIISLLTDGVQEALRTQGVPFRPGARELLQDLKSAGIPTGLVTMSLRRMALSVVDLIEFDAFDIVVAGDDVIHPKPHPEPYLHAASLLEIDIAEAVVIEDSPTGLRAGIASGAVALGVPHIVSLDDVGAHELWPTLDGRTAADLIELFDRKTSMTGATR, from the coding sequence ATGGACGGAACCCTCGTCGACACCGAGCCGTATTGGATGGCAGCCGAGACGGCGCTGGTCGAATCCTTCGGCGGGTCATGGACCCACGAGGACGCCCTTCAGCTGGTCGGCAACGGTCTCATCGACAGTGCGATCATCCTCCAGCACGCGGGGGTGGATATGGACGCGGACGCGATCATCTCGCTCCTCACCGATGGAGTGCAGGAGGCGCTGCGCACACAGGGAGTGCCTTTCCGCCCCGGTGCCCGCGAGCTGCTGCAGGACCTGAAGTCGGCGGGGATCCCCACCGGCCTCGTCACGATGTCGCTGCGCCGTATGGCGTTGAGCGTCGTCGACCTGATCGAGTTCGACGCCTTCGACATCGTCGTCGCCGGCGATGACGTGATCCACCCCAAGCCTCACCCCGAGCCCTACCTGCACGCGGCGTCGCTGCTCGAGATCGACATCGCCGAGGCCGTGGTCATCGAGGACTCGCCGACCGGACTCCGTGCAGGCATCGCCTCCGGCGCCGTCGCTCTCGGCGTGCCGCACATCGTCTCCCTCGACGACGTGGGCGCTCACGAGCTCTGGCCGACCCTCGACGGTCGCACGGCCGCAGACCTGATCGAACTCTTCGACCGCAAGACCTCCATGACGGGAGCCACCCGATGA
- a CDS encoding PAC2 family protein, producing MDVLGSRIVIVAFDGWNDAGEAASGAIAALRSANDYDLVHSIDPELYFDYQYTRPATKTDAEGRRQLTWPEAGLWRPRDPGPGPEFWVLTGVEPARTWQSFAAEFIDVALRDDITGFVTLGAMLSDVPHTRPISIFASSQNEQVRAAHGLERSLYEGPVGILSVFEHFAESAGIPTASLWASVPHYVASATPSPKVTLALLDRLEELTGVDVPRDHLRTEAAAWEASIDAAAADDEDMTEYIRQLEQTRDTWDSPDASGDAIAQAFERYLKRRGDGPGDHKR from the coding sequence ATGGATGTCCTCGGTTCACGCATCGTCATCGTCGCCTTCGATGGCTGGAACGACGCGGGTGAGGCCGCGAGCGGCGCGATCGCCGCGCTGCGTTCCGCGAACGACTACGACCTCGTGCACTCCATCGACCCGGAGCTGTACTTCGACTATCAGTACACCCGCCCGGCCACGAAGACGGACGCCGAAGGCCGCCGCCAGCTCACCTGGCCCGAGGCCGGTCTGTGGCGCCCGCGCGACCCGGGGCCCGGTCCCGAGTTCTGGGTGCTGACGGGAGTCGAGCCCGCGCGCACCTGGCAGTCGTTCGCTGCGGAGTTCATCGACGTCGCTCTTCGCGACGACATCACCGGGTTCGTGACCCTCGGCGCGATGCTCTCGGATGTGCCCCACACGCGACCGATCTCGATCTTCGCGTCGAGCCAGAACGAGCAGGTCCGCGCAGCGCATGGCCTCGAGCGGTCTCTCTATGAGGGCCCCGTCGGCATCCTCAGCGTGTTCGAGCACTTCGCCGAGAGCGCCGGAATCCCGACCGCGAGCCTGTGGGCCAGCGTGCCGCACTACGTCGCCTCCGCCACTCCGTCACCGAAGGTCACCCTCGCTCTTCTGGACAGGCTCGAGGAGCTGACCGGCGTCGACGTCCCGCGAGACCACCTTCGCACCGAGGCCGCCGCGTGGGAGGCGTCGATCGACGCCGCCGCCGCCGATGACGAGGACATGACGGAGTACATCCGCCAGCTCGAGCAGACCCGCGACACGTGGGACTCCCCCGATGCGTCCGGCGATGCGATCGCTCAGGCCTTCGAGCGCTATCTGAAGCGCAGAGGCGACGGCCCCGGAGACCACAAGCGCTGA
- a CDS encoding tRNA (adenine-N1)-methyltransferase: MTDITSPRPSGPFREGDRVQLTGPKGRLHTVTLREDGELHTHQGVLRHRDLIGLPDGSVAANSSGHEYLALRPLLRDFAMSMPRGAAIVYPKDAAQIVMQADIFPGAVVVEAGVGSGALSLSLLRAIGPVGRLVSFERREDFAQVARGNVETFFGETPDTWNVVVGDLADALPAEFPAGTVDRVVLDMLAPWECMDVVADALTPGGVVLCYVATATQLSRVAEYIRGTGLFTDPEASETMVRGWHVEGLAVRPDHRMVAHTGFLLTARRLAPGAVAPQVKRRASKSSYGDADVDAWTPGAVGDREINDKNLRKRAREAAKAAEGARLASGSRESEPPTE, from the coding sequence ATGACCGACATCACCTCACCGCGGCCGAGCGGGCCGTTCCGGGAGGGCGATCGGGTGCAGCTGACCGGCCCCAAGGGTCGTCTGCATACCGTGACCCTCCGCGAGGACGGCGAGCTGCACACCCATCAGGGAGTGCTGCGGCATCGTGACCTCATCGGTCTTCCCGACGGTTCGGTCGCCGCGAACAGCTCGGGGCACGAGTACCTCGCGCTGCGGCCGCTGCTGCGCGACTTCGCGATGTCGATGCCGCGCGGCGCGGCGATCGTCTACCCGAAGGATGCGGCGCAGATCGTGATGCAGGCCGACATCTTCCCCGGCGCGGTCGTCGTCGAGGCGGGCGTCGGTTCGGGCGCCCTCTCGCTCTCGCTGCTCCGGGCCATCGGTCCGGTCGGTCGACTGGTGTCGTTCGAACGTCGTGAGGACTTCGCCCAGGTCGCCCGCGGGAACGTCGAGACATTCTTCGGCGAGACGCCGGACACCTGGAACGTGGTCGTCGGGGATCTCGCCGATGCGCTTCCAGCCGAGTTCCCGGCCGGCACGGTCGATCGCGTCGTACTCGACATGCTCGCACCGTGGGAATGCATGGACGTCGTCGCCGACGCACTCACACCCGGCGGCGTCGTGCTCTGCTACGTCGCGACGGCCACGCAGCTCTCGCGCGTCGCCGAGTACATCCGCGGCACCGGGCTGTTCACCGACCCCGAGGCGTCCGAGACGATGGTGCGAGGATGGCACGTCGAAGGCCTCGCCGTCAGGCCCGATCACCGCATGGTGGCGCACACCGGCTTCCTCCTCACGGCGCGCCGGCTGGCACCGGGTGCCGTGGCGCCGCAGGTGAAGCGCAGGGCCTCGAAGAGCAGCTATGGCGATGCGGATGTCGACGCGTGGACGCCCGGCGCCGTAGGCGATCGCGAGATCAACGACAAGAACCTCCGCAAGCGTGCCAGGGAGGCCGCGAAGGCCGCCGAAGGGGCACGTCTGGCGTCTGGTTCGCGCGAATCCGAGCCACCGACGGAATAG
- a CDS encoding VIT1/CCC1 transporter family protein, translated as MTAPAAAEPTAADRRRWARYLVEERAEGLVYQKLANRRTGEEREILLSLADAERRHEQHWLDLLGAEPARLPRAGIRSRLLGWMAGRFGSIFVLALAQSAEDRSPYDSEQYATPAMRADEKVHSEVVRGLAARGRRRLSGSFRAAVFGANDGLVSNLALVLGIGATGVSSAFVLFSGIAGLLAGALSMGAGEFVSVRSQRELLASTEANEDAAASAADLDIDENELALVYRARGIGQQEALERARRIVDAARAGVERTTTGPIHLHAGDDHEIVGSDWTAAISSFLLFASGAIIPVLPWIFGLDGTTAVVVALVLVGVALLSTGAMVGILSGGPPLRRALRQLAIGFGAAAVTYVLGLVFGVSTL; from the coding sequence ATGACAGCCCCCGCTGCCGCCGAGCCGACCGCCGCAGACCGTCGCCGCTGGGCGCGCTACCTCGTGGAAGAACGCGCCGAAGGGCTCGTGTACCAGAAGCTCGCGAACCGTCGCACGGGCGAGGAGCGCGAGATCCTGCTCAGCCTCGCCGATGCCGAGCGTCGCCACGAGCAGCACTGGCTCGATCTGCTGGGCGCAGAACCGGCGCGACTGCCGCGAGCCGGCATCCGGTCTCGCCTGCTGGGCTGGATGGCCGGGCGGTTCGGATCCATCTTCGTCCTCGCACTCGCGCAGAGCGCCGAGGACAGATCTCCGTACGATTCCGAGCAGTACGCGACTCCTGCCATGCGCGCAGACGAGAAGGTGCACTCCGAAGTCGTCCGCGGTCTCGCCGCTCGTGGGAGGCGCCGTCTGTCCGGGTCGTTCCGTGCTGCCGTCTTCGGAGCGAACGACGGCCTGGTGAGCAACCTCGCACTCGTGCTCGGCATCGGCGCTACGGGTGTCAGCTCCGCCTTCGTCCTGTTCAGCGGGATCGCGGGTCTGCTCGCCGGGGCTCTGTCGATGGGCGCGGGGGAGTTCGTCTCCGTGCGCTCCCAACGCGAGCTGCTGGCGTCGACGGAAGCCAACGAGGATGCCGCGGCATCCGCCGCCGATCTCGACATCGACGAGAACGAACTCGCTCTGGTCTACCGCGCGCGCGGAATCGGCCAGCAGGAGGCGCTCGAGCGCGCACGGCGGATAGTGGACGCCGCGCGAGCCGGAGTCGAGCGCACGACGACGGGGCCGATCCACCTCCACGCCGGAGACGACCACGAGATCGTCGGCAGCGACTGGACGGCGGCCATCTCGAGCTTCCTGCTCTTCGCGTCCGGCGCGATCATCCCTGTGCTCCCGTGGATCTTCGGACTCGATGGGACGACTGCGGTGGTCGTCGCGCTCGTGCTGGTGGGGGTCGCTCTGCTGTCGACCGGAGCGATGGTCGGCATCCTGTCGGGGGGACCGCCCCTGCGTCGCGCGCTGCGGCAGCTGGCGATCGGCTTCGGCGCTGCGGCCGTCACGTACGTGCTCGGGCTGGTGTTCGGCGTGAGCACGCTCTGA
- the tatC gene encoding twin-arginine translocase subunit TatC, whose protein sequence is MSLGAHLIELRRRLFIAAGALVVGMIIAFIITGPVIDLLSIPIAAIAEEEGREYVGLNFTTVTSGFDLRMRIAFAIGLLISAPVWLWQVWAFVMPGLTKKETQYTWGFLGAAIPLFFGGCTVAFFVLPHVIEIMAGFVPTGMAQFFDYATYYDFVFKFLLVLGIAFVLPVFLVALNLAGVVSGKEILKGWRVAILVCTIFAAVTTPPADVFSMLLLMGSMIVLYFAATLISMLFDRRKRKADAAAGIEPVSA, encoded by the coding sequence ATGTCTCTCGGCGCGCATCTGATCGAGCTGCGTCGGCGACTGTTCATCGCGGCCGGCGCTCTCGTGGTCGGCATGATCATCGCGTTCATCATCACCGGACCGGTCATCGATCTCCTGTCGATTCCGATCGCTGCGATCGCCGAAGAAGAAGGTCGCGAGTACGTCGGCCTCAACTTCACGACCGTCACGAGCGGGTTCGATCTCCGGATGCGCATCGCGTTCGCGATCGGTCTGCTGATCTCAGCCCCGGTCTGGCTCTGGCAGGTCTGGGCGTTCGTGATGCCTGGACTCACGAAGAAGGAGACCCAGTACACCTGGGGATTTCTGGGAGCTGCCATCCCGCTGTTCTTCGGCGGATGCACTGTCGCATTCTTCGTCCTCCCGCACGTGATCGAGATCATGGCGGGCTTCGTGCCGACGGGAATGGCGCAGTTCTTCGACTACGCGACCTATTACGACTTCGTCTTCAAGTTCCTGCTTGTGCTCGGCATCGCCTTCGTGCTCCCGGTCTTCCTCGTCGCGCTCAACCTCGCGGGGGTCGTCTCGGGCAAGGAGATCCTCAAGGGATGGCGCGTCGCCATACTCGTGTGCACGATCTTCGCGGCCGTCACCACACCGCCCGCCGATGTCTTCTCGATGCTGCTGCTGATGGGGTCCATGATCGTGCTGTACTTCGCGGCCACATTGATCTCGATGCTCTTCGATCGGCGCAAGCGCAAGGCTGATGCGGCCGCGGGCATCGAACCCGTGAGCGCATGA